One window from the genome of Nocardioides panaciterrulae encodes:
- a CDS encoding amino acid racemase translates to MQTIGMIGGMSWESSAVYYRDLNLGVQERLGGLSSPRLVLSSVDFAELTELEGEERWQQIGELLADAARGVERAGADFLLLCTTTFHKVADQVEAAVGIPLIHLADVVAQACQEQGVAKVGFIGTKVAMEDGFFTDRLATHGVTTVVPAQQHHDWLNAAIYEELVHGSVLPRTRRRVVEIIEELWDAGAGGVLLGCTELELLIKQADVELPVFPCTTLHVQAALDRALA, encoded by the coding sequence GTGCAGACCATCGGAATGATCGGCGGGATGAGCTGGGAGAGCAGCGCGGTGTACTACCGCGACCTCAACCTCGGCGTGCAGGAGCGACTGGGCGGGTTGAGCTCACCGCGGCTGGTGCTGAGCAGCGTCGACTTCGCCGAGCTCACCGAGCTCGAGGGCGAGGAGCGCTGGCAGCAGATCGGCGAGCTGCTCGCCGACGCGGCGCGGGGCGTGGAGCGCGCCGGGGCCGACTTCCTGCTGCTGTGCACGACCACCTTCCACAAGGTCGCCGACCAGGTCGAGGCCGCGGTCGGGATCCCGCTGATCCACCTCGCCGACGTCGTCGCGCAGGCCTGCCAGGAGCAGGGGGTCGCCAAGGTCGGCTTCATCGGCACCAAGGTCGCCATGGAGGACGGCTTCTTCACCGACCGGCTCGCCACCCACGGCGTCACCACGGTGGTACCGGCGCAGCAGCACCACGACTGGCTCAACGCCGCCATCTACGAGGAGCTGGTGCACGGGTCGGTGCTGCCCCGCACCCGGCGGCGCGTCGTCGAGATCATCGAGGAGCTCTGGGACGCCGGCGCCGGCGGGGTACTGCTCGGCTGCACGGAGCTGGAGCTGCTGATCAAGCAGGCCGACGTCGAGCTCCCGGTCTTCCCGTGCACCACGCTGCACGTCCAGGCCGCGTTGGACCGCGCGCTCGCCTGA